One stretch of Bacteroidota bacterium DNA includes these proteins:
- a CDS encoding cobalamin B12-binding domain-containing protein encodes MSQKIRVLIAKAGLDGHDRGAKVIAAALRDAGMEVIYTGLRKTPEAIVEAGLQEDVNAIGISSLSGAHMTIFPKVKNLMNEKGMTDVLLFGGGIVPQEDIVRLKEMGIGEIFTPGASTFAIVDYIKNTFKVTA; translated from the coding sequence ATGAGTCAAAAAATTCGTGTATTGATCGCAAAAGCTGGTCTCGATGGCCATGATCGAGGAGCAAAAGTTATTGCAGCCGCGCTTCGTGACGCAGGTATGGAAGTGATTTATACAGGACTGCGAAAAACTCCTGAAGCGATTGTCGAAGCGGGATTGCAGGAAGATGTGAATGCAATCGGAATAAGCTCACTGAGCGGTGCGCATATGACGATTTTCCCAAAAGTGAAGAATCTAATGAATGAAAAAGGAATGACCGACGTTCTTCTGTTTGGTGGGGGAATTGTTCCACAGGAAGATATTGTACGGTTGAAAGAAATGGGTATAGGGGAAATATTTACACCGGGAGCTTCGACATTTGCCATTGTCGACTATATCAAAAACACATTCAAAGTTACTGCTTAA